The Armatimonadota bacterium genomic sequence GAGCGCGCGCAGGATGCGTCGCATGCACTCGGCAACTGTTACCCCTTCGGCAGGGATCTCGGTCACGACGTCCCGGGACCGTTCGAGCACGCGCCGGAAGGCAGCGAACAGGTCAAAGACGGTCACGCCGACTAGGGGCAGATCGCCCGGCCGCACATCGGCCGCAGGACGCGTGAAGATAGCGCGTTGGACCGCCTCGAGCTCGGCGAGCGCCGCCGCAGCCTCCTTGAATGTCCGGTATTCCTCCATCTGAGCTTCGAGGCTGGCAGCCAGGTCACCCTCTTCCTCGGGTTGGGGTACCGGTTCGGATTCCGGCTTGGGCGGCAGCAACAGCTTGCTCTTCATCTCGACCAGCTGCGCCGCGTGCCGCAGGAACTCCGTCGCCTCGTCGAGGTCGATCCCGTCCCGGATCGCCTCCAGGTAGCCACGCACGATGTCGCCGACGGACACCTCGCGGAGATCCACCTCACCTTGGTGCGCGCGCTGCACGAGGTCTTCGATCGGCCCCGCGAAGCTCGGTAAGTGCACCACGTAAGCCGCTCGCCCGC encodes the following:
- a CDS encoding segregation/condensation protein A — encoded protein: MGGRAAYVVHLPSFAGPIEDLVQRAHQGEVDLREVSVGDIVRGYLEAIRDGIDLDEATEFLRHAAQLVEMKSKLLLPPKPESEPVPQPEEEGDLAASLEAQMEEYRTFKEAAAALAELEAVQRAIFTRPAADVRPGDLPLVGVTVFDLFAAFRRVLERSRDVVTEIPAEGVTVAECMRRILRALASAADGLAFDGLFGQGTPRIVVIVTFLALLELIRRRRVGVRQDGPLAPILLYPVGSPDDGREGRHKEDGR